The genomic window TTGCGGTAGCTGGCATAGGCCGAAATCTTGATGAGAGATTGCACGATGGCGTTCGGCGCCGTCAGGCCGGCGGAGACACGGTCGGCCTTGAATTCCCGCTCACGGCTGTCGCGCGCCAGGGCAAACGAAAAGATCATTCGGTACAGGCGCAGCAAGAAGTGCGCAACGATGGTCAGCCCGCCGCTGCGCATTTCCCAGGTGTACTGGTCGAACTGCTGCAGCTTGGGTCCGAGTGCCGCGCTGCTCCGGGTGTCGCCGCCGCCCAGGTGGGCCAGCTCGTGCGCGAGCACCGCGTCGGCTTCGGTCTGGTCGAGCACGCGCAGCAGCGGAATGCTCACGAAGAGCGTGCGGCCGTGCAAGGTCTGGCCGCGAACATCGCAGGGCGTCTCAGTCACGAAAAAGTTGGTGTCGATGCCTGCAACGATGTGGTCTGGCGGTGTGGTCTTCACGCGGGCAGCCAGTTCGCGGATGCGGTTCCACAAACGCGGCGCATCGGCTTCCGCAACCACCTCGCCTTCGATCACGTTGCCGAAGGGCAGCTTCTTGAAAAGCGTGTAGATCGCATAGAAAACAGCCACTGCGGCTGCAATGCCGGCAATGGCAATCAGCTTGATGTAGTAGCGCTCCATGAAGTACGCGGTAAGCCAGAACGACAGCCACACCAGCATGGAGCTCTGCAGCACGACCTCGACCGCGCTGGACACGGTCATGAGCCGCCAGCCGGCCACAAAGCTGGCATAGCGAAGGCCGCGGTTGGCAAAGGCGAGGGCGCCCAGCACAAGTGCGGCCGCCAGCAGCGCCGCGCCGAGCGCCAGAGTCCATATAGCGGCCCGGTCGGCCCAATGGAACTGCCATTGCATCGAATAGGGCTCGCACACTTGCTCGTGAAAGTCCTTGTCTTCAGGCGCCGTGGCGCTGCAAGCCTTGGACAGCGGATGGCTGCGGTAAAACTCGGTGGTCTGTGCCTTGTCGGCGGCCGACAGGCGGGTGTCGGAAGCGATGCGCGCCTCGATGGCCTGCAAGAACTCGGCGTCTTGCGAGCGAAGCGCGTATTCGGTGAAAACCAGTGTTGCCGCCGGAATGGCGAAGAGCGACACCAGCGTCAGTAAAAACACGCGAAAAAGGTGTTTATGGATCGTTTGCGCGACGGCCATGAATACTCCCTCCAGGAGACAAGTGTTGTGAATCGTTGTAAATATTCCGGGAAGCCGATAGCGTAGCCGTCGATTGCTTTCTTGCGAATATCGGACGGCGCCCATGGAAACGGCGTGAATACCAAGTTCGTACTCTTTGTCCAGAATTAGCAACGGCGCGGCGGCGACCCCACGCCTGCACCGTTCGCCGCGCTTGGCGACAATCGGTTCGATGCGTTCTTCTCCCTTCTTCAAGATGGCCCTGTTGCTGGGCCTGCTCTCCGCCATCGGACCCTTCGCCATCGACATGTACCTGCCGGCGTTGCCTGCCATCGGCCAGAGCTTGCGCGCGGACATCGGCGCGGTGCAGATGAGCCTCACGGCGTTCTTTCTTTCGCTGGGCGCGGGCCAACTGCTGTACGGACCGATCTCCGACATGGTCGGGCGCAAGCCGCCGCTCTATGCCGGGCTGGTGCTGTTTGCGCTTGCGAGCATCGGCTGCGCGCTGGCCACCGACATCCATACGCTGATCGTGCTGCGCTTCGTGCAAGGCCTGGGGGCAGCGGCCGGCATGGCAATTCCGCGCGCGGTGGTGCGCGACCTGCACACCGGCACCGACGCCGCGCGGCTCATGTCGCTGCTGATGCTGGTGTTCAGCGTGTCGCCGATCCTCGCGCCGCTGGCGGGCAGCGCCGTGATTGCGGTCACGGGCTGGCGCGGCGTGTTCTGAGCGGTGACCATTGCCGCGGCGGCGGGCCTGGCGATGATGGTCACGCAGTTGCAGGAGACGCGGCCTCCGTCGCAGCGCGTTGAAAGCAGCCTCGGCAGCGCCTTGTCGGCCTACTGGCTGCTGCTGCGCGACTGGCACTACCTGGGGCTGGTGTTCATCGGCAGCTTTGCGATGGCGGGCTTTTTCACCTACCTGGCGAATTCGTCCTTCGTGATGATCGACCACTACGGCCTGTCGCCCGCGATGTACAGCGTGGCTTTCGGCGTGAATGCGGCGGCCTTCATCGGCGCCTCGCAGCTCACGGGTTCGCTCGGCGAGCGCTTCGGGCTGGTCGGACTCGTCAAGTTCGGCGTGGTGGCGTCGTGCGCGGCCATGGTCGCCATGTTCACTTACTTTGCGACGGGCGGCGACAACCTGTGGGTGCTGATCGTTCTCTACTTCATCGCCTCGGGCTTCATGGGCTTGGTGATTCCGACCACCGGCGTGCTGGCGCTCGAGATGCACGGCGCCATTGCCGGCACGGCCTCGGCATTGCTCGGCACGCTGCAGATGCTGACCGGCGCGCTGGCCATGGCGGTGGTGGGCCTCTTTACCGACGGGCGTCCGCTGCCGATGGTGACCGGCATGGCCGGCGGCGCGCTCATTGCGCTGGTGCTGACCTGGCTTACGCTGGGGCGCGTGCCTTCGCAACCCACCCGCAGCGCACAGGGAGCGCAAGAGGCTTGAACACGACGCGGGCAGGCGCCGAGGCCCAGGCGCCCAAGAACAACGAATCCACGCACCCGATCGACGGCCTGGAACAACCCGCGCGCCGCCGCGCGATGTTGGTCATCATCCTCGGCATCATGGTTGCAGTGCTCGACGGCACCATCGTCAACCTGGCGCTGCCGGGCATTGCGCGCGAGCTCCAGGCCAGCCCCTCGCATGCGATATGGGTGGTCAACGCGTACCAGATTGCCACGCTCGTCATGCTGCTGCCGCTGGCGTCGCTGGGCGACCTGGTGGGCTACCGGCGCGTCTACCTGGTGGGCATGGCGGTGTTCACCGTGTCTTCATTGGGCGCCACCTTCGCCGATTCGCTCGGTACCCTGATCGCTGCTCGCGCTTTCCAGGGCCTAGGCGCCGCCGGCATCATGAGCGTGAATGCGGCGCTGGTTCGGCTGACCTTTCCCTCGGCGCTGCTGGGGCGCGGCATGGCCATCAACTCGATGGTGGTGGCCACGTCTTCCGTGGCGGGCCCCTCTGTGGCGGCGGCCATCCTTTCAGTGGCTTCGTGGCCGTGGCTCTTCGCGATCAACGTGCCGCTCGGGCTGCTCGTCTTCACGCTGGGAATGAAGGCGCTGCCATTC from Variovorax paradoxus includes these protein-coding regions:
- a CDS encoding M48 family metallopeptidase translates to MAVAQTIHKHLFRVFLLTLVSLFAIPAATLVFTEYALRSQDAEFLQAIEARIASDTRLSAADKAQTTEFYRSHPLSKACSATAPEDKDFHEQVCEPYSMQWQFHWADRAAIWTLALGAALLAAALVLGALAFANRGLRYASFVAGWRLMTVSSAVEVVLQSSMLVWLSFWLTAYFMERYYIKLIAIAGIAAAVAVFYAIYTLFKKLPFGNVIEGEVVAEADAPRLWNRIRELAARVKTTPPDHIVAGIDTNFFVTETPCDVRGQTLHGRTLFVSIPLLRVLDQTEADAVLAHELAHLGGGDTRSSAALGPKLQQFDQYTWEMRSGGLTIVAHFLLRLYRMIFSFALARDSREREFKADRVSAGLTAPNAIVQSLIKISAYASYRNDVEQKLFEHNRQHDGALGIASFVAAGLPPYAGSDAFIETMKTADVPHPYDTHPPLLERMRNVGHHVPETDYGAIVSTAPQASWADEIETAADIEARLWSDYEQRFVQNHELSLAYRYEPATEEERAVVLRHFPPVEFALKNDESVQVSYEGLHQSVDGGSTIGWDEVKDLTYQDNTFGDVLVVTHHDKGMLGARTTKVKVGGLGKQKDNFKGAVGRYWQRHQIMRAERATSAQAEGDAPA